In Plasmodium chabaudi chabaudi strain AS genome assembly, chromosome: 9, the sequence atatagaaattaaaaatattgtttgtgaaaaaaataaataaaaatcgtaaagtaaaaaatgagacacaaaaatgaataaagtATAATCATGTCTGAATTGGTCAaaaattttcttcataagacatattataaaataattgtcAGACATTAAATTTAGactatttttcataatttcgTATAAATtgggaaaataaatagcaGAGTtgtgtatacatatatttaaccAAACATAAGAAGAAGAAGCTATTGGTCATTGCAACCATTTTGTAAGATATATTAAAGACAtggtataatatataactaGGAATGGTGTGTCAactttttacaaaaaatgaaatttgtgatatgcacacatatttatataataattaattaaagaaaaattctgaacatgcataaaaaaatatcccAAAAAGAGAATGAAAATGGTACAAATGAATTTTcccatgaaaaaaaaaaaaaaaaaatgaataaatggAATTCACCATATATAAAAGGATCCAATGATTTAAAAagctatttatataacatgTGTATAAACTTTTCTTATAGTGATATTTATCaagaatatataagtaGATTAAGTTTGAATtcttataataattgtgATTATGACCAAATAAGAAGAAGTAGTTATATAtctaaaaatgattttttaaaatattataattttctattatatGATAACAATTTTGAATTAGAAGAAGACAATAATGATGTAGATGAATTtccttttgttttaaaaaaaccaAATGATTCGAATGATATTGAAGAAGTAGCAACTTATTTGATAGCACAATGTGATGGCGATATAAAAGAGGATAAAgagaaatataaagaaaggGCTTaccataaaataaaaaaattaatattaaataaatatagaaataaaaatatgttattaaCAATGAGTACAGATGATAATAGTGATATAGCAGAcagattaaaaaaaaaaaaaaattcaaatgaCCAAACAGGTAAAAAGCAAAAGAGCATTACAAACGATTATAATTTGGGAAAGCTAAATAcgcataataaattttataataattatgaactGATAagaaatgaagaaaataatgagaAAAAATACTTTCCCAAgggaattaaaaaatccttttttttacttcGTGACTTTTTTactgataaaaatgaaatttcttttatgtctaatttaaatatttactttttaaattatgaaaatgtttcaaaaaatgaaataaagaacgtacataataatcattatttttatatgttaaataatttgGCTGAGTCACAAAATGATCCCTCTGTTGAAATgtattacaatttttataacaacTTGGTGAGAGATAAAGATGGAAGTGATCAAACTGAAGGGTCCTCAAAAATGGAAGATGAAGAAATGACAGGGGAAGTGCGATTAGAcagaataaaatatgatgaaCATATTTACGGAGCGACTAAACCCGAGAAATTGATGAAAGACAATGGTATATCATCAAAGCATACGGAGATAAATATCAGGAGTGCGAATGGGCCTTCAAATGCAGAGTATTATTCCGTAATGCCTTATGAAGCGAAGGATGAAATCGGTGTGCAAAATGAAAGTAATGGTATAAACGAGCCCAGTTTGACAAAGGCAGAGCATCTAAGTTACAGACGGAGAAGCATAAAAAGGTTATGCTCTGAAgaaatagaaatatattttaaaaaagtaataaaaaatgaaataataaattttaatcaGAAACGAattgataataaagataaatgGAATAccttattttcatttatgttTTCATGTATTGGTGCCTCATTAAGTAGCCATTGTTATTTAGATTTATCTGagataaaaacaaattttgatttttttctacttattttacttattataatttgttatatACTTATTGGATTGCCATTATTACAAATCGAATTTTCACTTGGGCAAATATCACAATCCTCTGTAGTAAATGCTTTtagttttttaaaaaaaaaatatacaggCATTGGTATAATTactttaataataacatttaatgtattatcaaaaaatatatatagaagtGTAGATACCGTTACAGTAATTAGAAATTCATTAAAGAATCCTTTCCCTTGGCAAATGAATCATTgtgaaaaaatacaaacgGAGCATGTGTGTATTCAAGATGAAAGATGTAGATGGGTAGCAATATCTTCAAAGTCTgctgttaaaaaaaaagtttataaaggaataataaatttaaatgctcaaaataaaataaagaaagaatattatatatttccatatttatatgcacaGAATAATCCTGTACTTTTTAATGCACAACAAATGGAATGTAAATCAATAGGAATATTAGAAggcatttattttttttctaaagaTATATGCTTTTGTTGGAAaaccatatatttattatcaattatgttagtattatatattttattgagAATCGAAGAAATGATATGTaacaaatttttacaatattcctttttattttttataacaaattgtatttttcaaatgatACAAATGTATAGCAAAATTTGTCTACATCCAAATGGGAGGAGTAACATACAAAATAGTATGAACACTGGTGATAGTGATAGGAGTATATTTTGGGGAGAAGAAAATTtactttatataaatataaattttattggtaaaataataagcatTGTATTAATTTCTATTAATTGCTCTACAGGAAtaaattatacattttcATCCTATACAAACATAGgagataatatattattattttctccTTATGTTATATTCGGGTCTTTTATTGGTgtaataatacattttggatattattatttatgtatatctgttatattaaaatatggaaataaatatgatagtatagaattaaataatttacttATGGGCTTAAAGATGCTAccaattaattataattcgTTTGAAgatatgtttaaaaaagacaaaagagttataaaaaataaaataatatattttacagcTTTATCAAAAATGGCGTTACCAAATATTATGAcctttacatattttttgtcgtctttattattattacttataTCTTGTTCTATACATTTAAAAGGAAttgtattaattttaaaagagAGTAAgcaatttataaattataaaaaaaaaattcttagtatatttataattattatatatttttttattattttgtttattattttatttccaatttgccataatattaatttattaatagaCAGCGTTAtatcaaattatatttatttttttgtagttTTTTTACAACTAATATGTGTAACATGGatatacaattttgatAGCATAAAAAGTTTGATAAGGATAAACATATTAGAATATGcttgtcttttttttttgttttgttcTATATCTTTGTTTATTCctgttattatatatttgcataGTAATCCAAATAAGATTGTTAATTataagtttttttatttttcacttttgtttttttcctttttaattatatcatttttatttcttagCCTTTTTATTGTTGTGTGGAGAAATAAGGGGAATACAAAATTCAAGACAagactatattttttatacttatttaatattgacatatttagaaaaaaattaaataatatattatatggaaaaaaacgTACTTATAATTTGGGagaaaaaaagacaatGTTTTTATACCATCCTTTTCAAAAACTTAATATTACATGGTGTTTAAtagttaaatatttaattccgttttttttaatttttattttttcatcaaattcgatatgtaatattcatgatatttttatttctaatCAACATCATGAAAAGAGCAAAATCCAACCTTTTCTAAAAtctggaaaaaaatattcaaacaCATCATCAAACCATTTacgaataaataataatttaaaaactgGAGAGAATACCAATTTAAATGATCTTATAAATAAGGAAGATAAATATGCTAACCAAAACTTAATGGATAAgacaaacaaaaaatataaatacaactTCGGGATGcttatacaatatatagtatcaataatattgataataattatatgcttattttCAGTAGTCCCTTTTATAAACCCTAAAAATTTGTCGACATTTGTTTTTCCCTTAACACACATATGGAATATTAATgatattcaaataaaaaaaaaaaaacctataaattatttatatacaagatatatattttttttcgaagAAATTTTGCCTTGTGAAAAGATTATGCCGTTTTATGTTTggaaacatataaaaaaacatatcaAAAATGATAGTTTTATAACATCATTAAAAcgagaaaatgaaaataatcctaatattaatgataaaagTTTTACTAACATGAATAAAGAcgattatgaaaaatatatattagacTTAATCGGAACGACCTTCAAGGCATTATGAGCTAGCCATTTGTCAACTTTTTCACAATTAGCTAGCTCCATTTGgggaaaaaacaaaagagAACCCTACTACCCAcattcatattttgaaaatgtaGACACGACCTTACCAACATAAGTATagacaaattttataaaaggtAACTCGTTATACTTTATCATCAATTTTCATatgaatacaaaaaatgatttttatttaattataaagagtttactaaaaaataataaaacaaggGTGAAATGGGggcaaaacaaaataatagataaataaatagaTAGATAAATAGTTAGATAAATAAGTGAGCATGTGCATGGACATTGCTTGTGTTTTTTCGGATGTTTGTAAAGCTTGGAGAGGCTTATTTAAGGGGCTTCAATCCAAGTTCTTCTCGTATTTTATTCCATCGCTCGATAGACATTTCTTCGCTATTCTTCTCCGGAGCATcagataaattatttttgcttttttcatgtttatgttttttctcttttttgcTCTTTTTTTCGCTCTTTCTTTTACCGCGTTTTTTATCTTCATAATCGGTATCGTcgctatattttttttcatattttttatgttttttacttttttttcgacGTTTCTCATGTTCATACGATTTTGAGCTATCACTTCTAGAGTGGTCATCACTAGAGGAgtgtgatttttttttatgataatcTTTGTCAGTATAATCTGTTcgtcttttcttttttttttcataccattttttatcgtctctatgttttttttttcgtttagAATAACGTAGTTCTGAACTTTGGCTAGTAGAACTATTGCTATCATAACTTTTCTCtctttttgattttttattgtaaagacttattttattttttttgtcattcATAAAGAGTTCATTTCCTGATGATATATCTAATAAttctttataataatctaaattgattttttctaataaattattttcttctaatACAATTCTTTTAGTTAAGGCTGGGAAATCAACatccaaaaaattattaaaaactaAACAATTATCAGCAAATACatccatatatattttttgaaatgaTCCATCTTGTAACCTTAATCTAATTTTTCTATAGTCAAATAATATTggttctatatttttataaatttctaTACCTTTACCAACTAAtcgtaaataaaatatacctAAAGCTCtcaaataaatgaattcTTCATTctttataaattcatatataatatctttATCAGGTTGTAgttgtaataattttaaaactaAACATAGAAAACGGGTTGGTTTTCGATTCCCTCCATATGTTCCTCCAACATATTTTAGACTCACTGCTTGGTCAATTATTGATTCGGCTGTACAAAAGAAaggaaagaaaataaaaaaaataaaatatatgtatatatcatatttacaaaattttaagaAAGATTATCCAAAATTTTCAATGAGAATGAACAAACACATAGTTTCAACATAATTAATCTGTGcaataataatgcatatttatgaacGTACAGGTTAAAGCAAAGCATTTTTCCTTCCAGTATGGACtgtcatatattttgtttcttataatattaGAAATTAAGTATTGTGGATTAGATCCAAATGTTTTAATAACATTAATATCAGTACGATTTGCCATATCTCGAAAATCTTATATGGCATTCAACCTTAAAATAGGTAATAAtcatatatgttttttcttatacAGTAAATGgaatatggaaaaaacaaatatgacTAGCCTCCataaattgtatttataaaaaattaggaAAATActattcttttattttatatgatatgttcataattttattttttctcctTCGATTGgttatccatttttttatatttttttatttttttttgttctcctattttaaaaaaaaaattgtatacatatgcaAATATACTATCACCGAGTGtgagaaaataaaataacacTAAATCagttatgtttttttttatattttttttaatttttttatatatttttttatttttttttcaaatttaattgatttttctttattttgaagtccctatatatgaaataatgGCGAAGGATAAATATTGTGAATGTGTTTGAAAAGTTTGCTAAGCCcatatatggatatatatataaataatatgcctATACTGCTACAATGAATAAGAGACTAGTTGATggattaaaaaatagttcaTTGTTTAGAagatatttttcaaatttatattcttataatattaaaaagaatGTGCCAGAATATATTGATTTTGAAACTTTTTTCCCGAAAAGGGAAATAAAACCGGATGTACTATCCCCATTCACTATGTCAAAACAACAAAGacttgaaaaattattagagGATAATCCATTGGTATTATATAAAGGAagagtaataaaaaaattatcatgcccaaaaataaaacactCTGGAAGAAATGATGTAGGAAAAATTACAACACGTCATCGAGGTGGTGGGCATGTACAAAGATTAAGATTTATAGATTTTAAAAGATCAAgaaaagatatatatagtacAGTTTTAAGAATAGAATATGATCCAACAAGAAGTGCACATATAGCATTAATTCAATATGAAGATGGtgtattatcatatatattagctCCTTTGTTATTAAGACCAGGAGATAAAGTAATTGCAAGTAGATATGCAAATATTCATCCTGGAAATGCATTacctttaaaaaatatacccGTAGGAAGtttaatacataatattgAAATGCGACCAGGTGCGGGGGGACAATTAATTAGAGCAGCAGGTACATATGCCACTGTTTTAAGTAAAGATTCTTTATATGCaacaattaaattaaaatcaaCAGAAATTCGAAAATTCCCTTTAGAATGTTGGGCTACTATTGGTCAAGTAGCAAATTTAGAAAGGCATATGAGAATTTTAGGAAAAGCAGGAGTTAATAGATGGTTAGGCAAAAGACCTGTAGTTAGGGGTGTCGCTATGAATCCATCTAAACATCCACATGGTGGTGGAACTAGTAAAAAACATACTAAGCGACCAAAATGCTCTCTTTGGGGTAAATGCAGAGATGGTTTTAAAACTCGAAGCAAGAAAAAACCACTTGGATTAATTATTAgaagaaatatatgtgGTCGTTTACAGAAGAAATATGGAGTTACcgcataaaaaaaatatacaataaaaagtaGGAAGCACAAAAAttgcataatatatacccTAACGCATAACCCAATTTCAATTCTAAATCCGTtgcaaaaaattgtatatatatgtgaaataattcaaaattatagtatttcatttttttattttcctttacCCACAATTTAATACATGCCAAGTTGGTAAATGTTACCTATTTACATAACCCTTTAATAGGCCccccaaaaaataatgaaaataaaattataagtgAACTTTTGAATTGGGCATATCTTTTATACGGaatacaaaatgaaatattcaTTAGTTATCACAAATAAGTTCGTACCCATtcaaatgatgataataattttttacaatatttttttatgtattccatatatgcacattttCGTAGAAAATTTCATTTGAATTGATtacttaaaattttaaatgacTCAAAGGgggaattattttatttattacattatttatttttgcttATTTATTGCTTTTTATTGcttattactttttattttcattttttagtttCCCTATTCGGGataattttattctatTTGAAATTTGCATATTAAAAGGAAAGACGATAAAACTGTAAAGATCAATGTATGGTGCAatgtatgcatttttttttaatgattttTCGACTGGCCTAAATATTGTATAGACAATAATAAGAAAAcacacaatttttatataatgaaacttcttttaaatattattttctaagCATTAGTATATGTACACCGCTgaaagtataaaaaaaggaaaggaaatattttatgtttccCCCAACTTTTAAAACGATATAAATAAGGATGcatatctttatatttattttttttatttttttcatataaaattttaaaaacactatttttatattaatttaatttttttggcacattttgcataattattatgtttttcaCAGACACTACTTATATTTAAGTGCACATTTttcatacatttttaaagaattattatttatatattttttttttttttaaataaaatattaatcaaaaaatgaaagtaACATTTGGTAATGaatatgttaaaaattTCCTTGGGGAATTTATAGGAACATTTGTTTTAATGTTTCTCGGAGAAGGTACAACAGCTAATCATTTTGCTGTCCCAATTCAAAACGATTGGTTAAGATTATGTATTGGATGGGGATTAGGAGTATTTTTTGGAATTTTAGTATCAGCAAAATTAAGTGGTGCCCATTTAAATCTAGCTGTTACCGTCGGTTTATCAActatcaaaaaatttaactACAAGCAAATACCACTATATTTTGCAGGGCAACTACTTGGAGCTTTCGCAGCAACTTCCTCTGTATATGGGCTATACTATGGATTTGTTTCGAATGGAACTATCCCTCAATTTGTATGGGAAACtggaaaaaatgcaaatgtTAACATAGCAAGTGCTTTTATGCatgaattaatattaacagGCATATTACTTCTTGTAATATTAGCTGTTACAGATGAAAATGTGTGTGGAAAATTTCATGTTTTAAAAGTTAGTTCAGTTGTTGGATTAGCTATAATATGTATTGGTATAAGTTTTGGTGGTAACACTGGATTTGCTTTAAACCCTTCAAGAGATTTAGGTGCAAGATTTCTTTCTGCTATAGCATATGGATTTGAAGCCTTTACTCGAGACAGTTGCTATTTTTGGGTCCCATTAGTAGCACCAATTGTTGGTAGTATAATTTTCTGCcaattatatgataaagTAATTTCTCCATTAATTGTAATAACAGCACATGATAATGGTGCTttagaaatataatttttttttattaaaaatatctaTGATATAgattttttgcatattaGAAAAGATCTTTATGCGACTACGTACCATGTTATTTCCcatgttattatttattatttttttagcttTACACTTTAATatcctattttttttatatgtataaaccCAATCTTTAAAaacttataattatatataattttttaatccaTACTATCATTAACAATgagatatttttaaaacgtTTCAACCAAAGACATTGattttgtatattcttCGCATGAACAACCTTTTTTTCACCTCAtctttatatcattatgtATAGCATACATGTGAATACATTTATGATATGAGCACGAACCGAACAaaccaaaaatataaagtttACTAATATAAGCGtggaaattaaaaaaataaataaaatgactgtagaaatagtaataatagtaatatatgacgtttttttaaaaaattatattcatgGTTATAGTGTTGGGAATTTTCAATGGGAATACAAGAAAAAAGctaaacataaaattttatgtttatactcatttaaatatatgcttataCACCTTTTCTATTATACgcattaaatttttagtaaatgcatttaaataatattttttttgttgatagtttttttaaatatttacctatatattttatttaaattatttcgtttttattccgtttttttttatttcatttcttatttcattttacaTATCATAACCTTTTTAAACAATGctattacaaaatttaagaACTCTAAGAAAACAAGTATCCTGTAAGcgatataataatttgttctATTCGAAAATCGGGCATAAACATTTCACAAcatattatacaaaaactcatgaatacataaatataaatgaaggCGAAAACttaaaagaattaaaaaataaaaatataaaatgtaagATAGGAATAAGTAATTATGGGACTGAAAAGCTAGGAGAAATAGtttatatagatataataaatagcataaatgattatgtaaaaaaaggaGATTGCATAGCAACAATTGAAAGTGTTAAAAGTGTGGGTGATGTATATACTCCTGTTAGCGGTAAAATTAtcgatataaataaaaaaatagtagaTAACATTAATTTGATGAATGAAAGCTCTGAAACGGATGGATGGATTATGgaattattaacaaatgatataaacgaaaatgaaatattaagCATGtctgaatataaaaaaatgtgcgaagaagaagaagcaaaagaagaaaaagagagacaacaaaatgaaattaattgtatagaagaaaaaaataaaatgaaagatTTAGACGGCATTAAAAATGGTGAAAATAAGTAATATTGGTATATGTTGTATGCTAAATTTTATctctttatattatttcattatttgagGTCATAACAAATGTTTGTATACATgtgtaataaattataagaGGGGAATATATATCCACAACTATAGACAgctatttatttgttaaaataattttgtattaatagctagtaaaaatatataaaatagctattttttttttaatagtgttaataaaaaaaaaaacatatatattaatattttcaaatggttataatgatatatttatattcccTTAAGATTAACctttaaaatgtttattaatttttttatgtcatatgtttttacatttttggtgtttttaataaaaatcgaGCACCAATCAattgttataaataatttcataTACAGCTGCAATGTTCAGACTTGAATGCTTTATTATATCgatttataaacatattttattttttatagttattttaattttttttgtttttttgttatattattcaGTAACAAAACATTTcgaaattttaaataagcttataaattatttcttattttacaaaatacaCAATTcatttgttattataaacataatgtatatatacacatttgTATTGAATATATggattaataataaatattataaaaaatacttttttttttttatatgttatatGTATGAACAATTCAGAacaaatatacaataattGCTAGCAAGgcaagaaaaaaaaaaatacgcGTTGCACATattgtaatatttatacactgaaaaaaactattaaaaaactgtatactatataaatatgcatgtccttcgaaaattataataatttaaaatatgtaacaccacaaaaataaaatttatgcaaattaatatacaatatttttatagccttaaaaaaacaaaaaaaatatattgaaaatttgtttatatgaAATGTTAAAGACCAGatttacaaaaaacaaaatataatacaatttttgtaaatatatatatatattacatttttgaGTTAGCATAAAGACAAAAAAGTACTAAGAGGCTacttgaaaatatttaagttTAAAAGGATTGTTAAAATATAGTCCAAAGATTATTATTCAcagttataatatttttttaaacaaaatgtGTTGTTGCGTGTGCGGgttgttatttttaaccTTATTTGCTTTAATTATGCTATTAATACTCAATGGGATCATAAGATTGAGATAAGgccatcattttttaattgggaaagaacataaaatataataatatagaaattaACAACATTactgttatatatatcagtATATTTGCAATTACTAATTTCtgcttattatataatacatgGCAAGGAAATGCTGAagagtatatatatatttttccttttcaaGCAAATCGAAGGCCAGACATGTTGAGACAAAGccaaataaacaaatgatGCTaaacattaaataaaataataaatataaataccaAATATGTCCCAACCTATGGTAAGTGAGATTATTAAGGGAATCAATACAAATGTAGGAACgcatatgaaaatttttccCACTCACCCCCCCCatcctttatatatacaaggAGATATATACAGACACTGATaatgatttatatatgaactGCCGACAACATATGaaacaattaaaattttttcttgATTAAAATAGTTCATTGGGGCATTATGTAaatttgttcatatatagtttattttatgtttttttattgcatatatatatactttattaaaaagatatacaccaatcatattttttgagtTTACATTGTGcccaaatattttttttgtaatgcatacaattttaaaacgaatatatatttgttaagAAAACTATAAAACCTTtgagaataaaaaaaaaaattattgataTTTCTATCACTGTtgttactattattttgttaattatatctacaaaataaatggtattttcttttttaaccTCCAAATGtatgttttaattataaatatttaaaccGAAAGGGGGACCTGATTGCAGTAAATAAAACAGAACAATACTACTCTTAGCTATTTTTGAtacttaaaaatgataataaatacaatagatcatgtaaaatatgtaacttttattttttggatattataaatgaaattacaaaaatcataataaaacagcgtaaaatttattaacaatttatatgtaattctttttatattgtatatgcataatatataattaattatcgtgtaaaaata encodes:
- a CDS encoding amino acid transporter, putative; translation: MHKKISQKENENGTNEFSHEKKKKKMNKWNSPYIKGSNDLKSYLYNMCINFSYSDIYQEYISRLSLNSYNNCDYDQIRRSSYISKNDFLKYYNFLLYDNNFELEEDNNDVDEFPFVLKKPNDSNDIEEVATYLIAQCDGDIKEDKEKYKERAYHKIKKLILNKYRNKNMLLTMSTDDNSDIADRLKKKKNSNDQTGKKQKSITNDYNLGKLNTHNKFYNNYELIRNEENNEKKYFPKGIKKSFFLLRDFFTDKNEISFMSNLNIYFLNYENVSKNEIKNVHNNHYFYMLNNLAESQNDPSVEMYYNFYNNLVRDKDGSDQTEGSSKMEDEEMTGEVRLDRIKYDEHIYGATKPEKLMKDNGISSKHTEINIRSANGPSNAEYYSVMPYEAKDEIGVQNESNGINEPSLTKAEHLSYRRRSIKRLCSEEIEIYFKKVIKNEIINFNQKRIDNKDKWNTLFSFMFSCIGASLSSHCYLDLSEIKTNFDFFLLILLIIICYILIGLPLLQIEFSLGQISQSSVVNAFSFLKKKYTGIGIITLIITFNVLSKNIYRSVDTVTVIRNSLKNPFPWQMNHCEKIQTEHVCIQDERCRWVAISSKSAVKKKVYKGIINLNAQNKIKKEYYIFPYLYAQNNPVLFNAQQMECKSIGILEGIYFFSKDICFCWKTIYLLSIMLVLYILLRIEEMICNKFLQYSFLFFITNCIFQMIQMYSKICLHPNGRSNIQNSMNTGDSDRSIFWGEENLLYININFIGKIISIVLISINCSTGINYTFSSYTNIGDNILLFSPYVIFGSFIGVIIHFGYYYLCISVILKYGNKYDSIELNNLLMGLKMLPINYNSFEDMFKKDKRVIKNKIIYFTALSKMALPNIMTFTYFLSSLLLLLISCSIHLKGIVLILKESKQFINYKKKILSIFIIIIYFFIILFIILFPICHNINLLIDSVISNYIYFFVVFLQLICVTWIYNFDSIKSLIRINILEYACLFFLFCSISLFIPVIIYLHSNPNKIVNYKFFYFSLLFFSFLIISFLFLSLFIVVWRNKGNTKFKTRLYFLYLFNIDIFRKKLNNILYGKKRTYNLGEKKTMFLYHPFQKLNITWCLIVKYLIPFFLIFIFSSNSICNIHDIFISNQHHEKSKIQPFLKSGKKYSNTSSNHLRINNNLKTGENTNLNDLINKEDKYANQNLMDKTNKKYKYNFGMLIQYIVSIILIIIICLFSVVPFINPKNLSTFVFPLTHIWNINDIQIKKKKPINYLYTRYIFFFEEILPCEKIMPFYVWKHIKKHIKNDSFITSLKRENENNPNINDKSFTNMNKDDYEKYILDLIGTTFKAL
- a CDS encoding pre-mRNA-splicing factor 38A, putative — its product is MANRTDINVIKTFGSNPQYLISNIIRNKIYDSPYWKEKCFALTSESIIDQAVSLKYVGGTYGGNRKPTRFLCLVLKLLQLQPDKDIIYEFIKNEEFIYLRALGIFYLRLVGKGIEIYKNIEPILFDYRKIRLRLQDGSFQKIYMDVFADNCLVFNNFLDVDFPALTKRIVLEENNLLEKINLDYYKELLDISSGNELFMNDKKNKISLYNKKSKREKSYDSNSSTSQSSELRYSKRKKKHRDDKKWYEKKKKRRTDYTDKDYHKKKSHSSSDDHSRSDSSKSYEHEKRRKKSKKHKKYEKKYSDDTDYEDKKRGKRKSEKKSKKEKKHKHEKSKNNLSDAPEKNSEEMSIERWNKIREELGLKPLK
- a CDS encoding 50S ribosomal protein L2, putative → MNKRLVDGLKNSSLFRRYFSNLYSYNIKKNVPEYIDFETFFPKREIKPDVLSPFTMSKQQRLEKLLEDNPLVLYKGRVIKKLSCPKIKHSGRNDVGKITTRHRGGGHVQRLRFIDFKRSRKDIYSTVLRIEYDPTRSAHIALIQYEDGVLSYILAPLLLRPGDKVIASRYANIHPGNALPLKNIPVGSLIHNIEMRPGAGGQLIRAAGTYATVLSKDSLYATIKLKSTEIRKFPLECWATIGQVANLERHMRILGKAGVNRWLGKRPVVRGVAMNPSKHPHGGGTSKKHTKRPKCSLWGKCRDGFKTRSKKKPLGLIIRRNICGRLQKKYGVTA
- a CDS encoding aquaglyceroporin, putative — translated: MKVTFGNEYVKNFLGEFIGTFVLMFLGEGTTANHFAVPIQNDWLRLCIGWGLGVFFGILVSAKLSGAHLNLAVTVGLSTIKKFNYKQIPLYFAGQLLGAFAATSSVYGLYYGFVSNGTIPQFVWETGKNANVNIASAFMHELILTGILLLVILAVTDENVCGKFHVLKVSSVVGLAIICIGISFGGNTGFALNPSRDLGARFLSAIAYGFEAFTRDSCYFWVPLVAPIVGSIIFCQLYDKVISPLIVITAHDNGALEI
- a CDS encoding glycine cleavage system H protein, putative, producing MLLQNLRTLRKQVSCKRYNNLFYSKIGHKHFTTYYTKTHEYININEGENLKELKNKNIKCKIGISNYGTEKLGEIVYIDIINSINDYVKKGDCIATIESVKSVGDVYTPVSGKIIDINKKIVDNINLMNESSETDGWIMELLTNDINENEILSMSEYKKMCEEEEAKEEKERQQNEINCIEEKNKMKDLDGIKNGENK